Below is a window of Callithrix jacchus isolate 240 chromosome 15, calJac240_pri, whole genome shotgun sequence DNA.
ctttttcagttaaGACAGTGGTATTCTAATGCAAAGCTAAATCAAATTCCCcataaaattcttttcaaaagttttaaaattaaattataatttataaagttttGTAGATGACTATATCCTGCCCCATCTAGACTTAGTGAATCATCATCTTGAAAAAGGGCCCaccaatatgtatttttaaaaattctgttgtgTAACCTGCTTTAGGAAGTACTCAAGTTTGTATATCTTCATATTATGTTAGATATAATTTCAGTTAAAAAAGCCTCTCTCACTTATCTAGATTATGTGCCACTCCTGTTGAGCAATCATCTGGCATTTGAAGAGCATGAAATTAATGTCAGAAAGTCTAGAAAGCCATGGACAGAGCACGTACAAACTTGGCAGTGAGATGTCAAGCCCCCACCATAGGGAGTTTGTTCATTCTTCAGTAATGCgtattttcattctctcttgtctttgCAGGACATAGCTCGTCTTTTGCAAGAAAAGGAGttacaggaagagaaaaagcGAAAGAAACACCTTCCAGAGTTTTCTGCAACCCATGCTTATGCAGATAGTTATTATTATGAAGATGGAGGTAACAATTCCTGCATCATGATCTATTCTATCCTTAGACTCAACCATAAAACACTCctttaattttttccataaagTGACCTTAGGGACGTGGGAATGTTTCTCTTATCCCCAGGCACTGGGTACATTTAGATATGTGACAAGATTCTATTTGAATCTAATAAATTCATGGTTTTTTGGGGGGTTGTGTTTTTGGGACAGAagacggattcttgctctgtcgcccaggctggagtgtaatggtatgatcttggctcagtgcaacctctgcctcctggtctcaagcagttctcctgcctcagcctcccaagtacctagaattacaggcatgtgcctccatgcctggctaatttttgtatttttagtagagatgaggtttcaccatgttggccaggctggtcttgaacacctgacctcaaatgatccacctgcatcaccttccaaaagtgctgggattacaggcatgagccgccactcTCAGCCTTATCTGTTTGATTGGACAACCAGAGCCACTTTTATGacttaaaatttgaatatgaTTTTGTAAGAATTGGCATACATTCTTTTAAACTTTGGTGACTTGGAATGCCTTAGTATATTCTAACCACATAAAATGGGGTGTGGAAAATGGTGAATGAATCTCTGGACTTAACCTTTCTCAAGAAGTCTGGGCAGTACTGTTTGAAGCAGCAAATTGTATGAATAAAGAAGGTATACCATGCATCAGTTACTGGGTAACAAAGTTTTTTTCTATGCTTTCTTGTCTCTTAAACCTATGCCAATGGTTTAGCCTACTGATGACaaacaatattaacttttaagatttacatgtttattttttccttttgatccTTTCTTTGCTATTTGACTACCATATAGAATAATTTCTGAAGGAGTAATTCCCTCAGTTTTGCTTCTCTGGTGCCTGCTTTGCAgttatggtggtggtgatggtttggTGGTGGCAGCTGTGGTGATTCTTTATCTTAAAAATGTGTTGGGAAAGAGTATTTGCAAGTATTGTTCAGTCCTTCTCAAAGATTTGTCAAAGTAAAGACTTTTCCTATAATTACAAGTGTCAGTATTTAATGAAATTCAGCTTAAAGACCAATACTTAGGATAGCAAGTGAACAAAACCTAAAGGCAACTTTTAGAGAGTAAAGATTTTTAAGGTCAGTGATCCTAAATGGCCCTGCAAACCAGTTATTAGCTGCTTTTTTGTAATTCCATTATAAAAGGTAAGTATATGTTTCTCTAATGAGTAGAATGAAAGCAGTGTATATTGATGGGATTATTATAGTTTGAGTATAATTTTGCCCAGTAACATTTTTTGCTCTAAATTTACTTTAATGAGTAGAGCTCAGCTCCGTGGCCTTTTTAGTAAGCAGGATGATGCTCAGTTTATTGCTTGATGTGTTCTTCCTCCATATTGAAAACATTCGGCACTTATTtgatagccattttctttatgcTGGTTTTTCTGATGAAACTATATATtatgtcatttaaaaagaaaaattatcaccACATTTTGCTGTACTAAAGATCAGAAAGTAAAGTGTTGCTCTTCAGCGTCAATTTAAAATCTTAGAAATGTGGtctggtttttttcccccttttaaaaaaatgtgttttggagATACATTCACTGTAAACTTATTATTATAAACTATTCAGTCTATAAAAACATTAGAATGACAAGTAATTAAATGCATTAAAGAATTAATTTTAGCCTTCCCCTCTTAAAGCTTTATACTAACTTGAATTGAGACTCAAACCTGTTTTTTTGACCAGAGTACTGTCATCTTGATTTGTTTCTCTAGGGCAGGAGACTATGTTAAGAATTTAGTGGTTTTTCAGGAACACATAAAAGTTTTTCAGAgccttttatgtttattttaattactcTCATAAATTGGTAGGGAGTGGCATATATGCTTGTTTCTTTGAGGGGAGAGGGACTTTGAAGGTAGTATTGAGGAGCAGGAAATGGTGACTTTCTGAGCACGTGTGTGTAAATACTGgaatttctcttgcctcagctgtgTTCTTGGGAGATTGTATATTGTTGAAGGTGGGGTCCTCATTAATCTGCCCTTGTGTTAGACCAAGTTCAGTTCCACAGAAACCATATTACAATTGAGCTCATATTTACAAAGAAATCCTCTGTTCTTTGCACTGGTCCTTTCCCAACACATCTGGGATAATCTTTAATTATAATTCTCTGTATGTCTTCGTGTATCTACTTGATTTTTGCCTTACTTGCATAGTAATCACAGTAAATCATTACAGAAATTGTCAATTTTTCAGCTTTTATGTAACTTGAACTTTAATATGTTATCTATTAGAATGattatttaaagattttctaCAAATTTGAAATCGTTTAAAACATTTGTCAAATTTATATTGGCTCTTAgatgatatatattatttattagtgaatccatgtttttctttcaaagcCTCTTATTGCAGTcatattagtgattttttttaagtcatggtGTTTGGAGTCATAAGACTGTGGTTCAAGTCCTCTCCCCTCCTTagaacaatattaatcttaataaAGTTATGtactaaataattaaaatggagaTTATAAAAGTAAATCCTTCATTTGGTTGTTGAGAAGATCAAATAATGCAATTTTGGTGAAGTGCTTATTGTTTATACATATATCAGTGTTATATGTTTATCatgtaatattttgtatttctatctTATTTTGAAAGCCAAACATGGAAGCACacataaaatgcatatatatgtaaaaatacatgtatgtgtgtatacatatatatgtattatgtattggcatatattatgtatacatactGTGTATATGccaatacataatacatatatatatgtattgacAGTGAGGGAATAAGTTATATTTGCCAAATAACTTGGTCTCAAGAAGCATACAAGTCTCAATCCTCAACTATACGTGATTTTAAAGCATTAAGACAGATTCCCCACCTCATCTTTTTTTGTCCCAAGATTTAAAGCTGTCACAGCAGACACATTTATTATTACAGAATAAATTTTTCCAGTCAGCTCTGTGAAAATGTAGTAACAGCTCTGTAATAATTCCTGCGACATATTTCCTAAAAGTAAAGCTACGAATATTAATTAACAATAGAAGGAATTAAAAATCATAACATCACAAATTCATGTCAGAACCCAaaccctttttgtttcttttgagctGGAAGGTGGACTTCACTTGTGAAGCACATTTTTAGTAACACTGTAAGCCATTGTTCCCTGGATATGGTCATCATTTAAGTAGCTGGTCTTTATTACATTAATTTACAGCAGTAGTCACTTGATTCTCTCCAAGTTTTTATGATAGACTTAATAGTTTGCTTAAAAGAGTGGATACTTTTTTTTATAATAAGGTAATTGTTCTGTTTCACTTTtgatttatgtaaaatacaacGATAAAGATAAATACTTCTACAGACtgttgagaaaacaaattttgatTTAGGTTTATCTTTGGAAGCaagctttgttttcttctggaaaGCTCAAGAGGAAACAGTTTGAGGTTTTTAATGGAAACTTATGTCATCATTGGAACATTTAGCACATATTTCTTTCTTGCTCTATTTCTTTATCAGATTAATATCAAATgaaacagttaaaaagaaaacatgtaagttttttattttctttacatctcTTCAACTTATGGTAGCTCTTTCAAATGCATTCAGCAAGTGGTTGATTCCAGTGGGGAATCTTGGCTATTTTAGCAATTTTCCATGGAAGtggaatttttttgttatttccaaaacatagtaaaaagtTCTAGAAAATGTTAAGATCAGCATATTCTTGCAAAGTGCGTATTAATTTACTGCCTTTGTCTTCATGGTATACTTATGCCTAAAAAAGACCTGAAAAAGCACTGTATCTGTGCTGTTTTTGAAGTTTCTGTTAAATTTGGGGACATATATTTAGCatatgttgttattttttttacaaatttttgttCCATCAGGGCaacccttttaaattttttctttgtcaagTTTCAACTAAGATTGAGAAAAGAGTTATCTAAAGATAACAGGGTCATGAACTCCAAATTCTCGTCTCCTTGATCCTCTTTTACATTGAATTGTAACAGAGGGCTGTTTTCTGAAGTGACTGAGTGTGTTTGCTCTGACCACATAAAATTGGCAAATAGAGGAATATAAAAATCTGTGGATCATTTCTCTGAACTCAGAGAAACTAGCAATACTCTGATACAGTTCTGTTGGCATTTCCAATAAGAATGTTTGAAAGCCTCTGTCTAAAATTACAAagcttaatgtttttgttttacgAAATTACTCTACCTCTACTTTTTACTCTATACTAGTTTCAAATTGGTTTATAAATATAGCTTAATCTCTAATAgctatatttttgttattggcaAATATTAAAGTGTTGTTAGCTCTGCCTAGTCATGATCAAATTCTTCTTTCACATTTGATTCACTTAATTTTAGTTTCTTACCTTTTTGGCTGTGTATCCAGAAATCTTCAGGTATGCATGGACTGTTTCAGTAATTCTCATTCCTTCTTTTCAATTTGTTAAGTCAAAAAAgcagttttctccatttttaaagtgTCTTAAACTGGGGCCCAGACTCTCCCCTGTGTAATGAGTTCATACTCTCAttaaattaatttgcatttttatttttcacattcctCTGCCTCCACTCAGACCAATCAAGGTCAAGGAGGGCCAGGGAATTGGGTTCTGGATTCTCAAGACCTTGTAGACTCCAAAGAGATGGAAAGACTGTGAAGCAGAAGAAGGAGAAACCAGAACATCCAATGGAGAACTTGGAAGAGCCAGAACAGCATTGTTCAACAGAGAGATCCCTGTCATCCTCTAGCTGGGGCGCAATGAGGGACAATCCCCAAATTAACAGTCAGCAGCATGAAAGAAAACGATCCACTCAGGAGAGGCTCCGGAGACCTCCACTTCCCATGATCAGTGGTGAAGTGTTTCTGAGCACTGAATATGATGACTGGGAGGCTAAGAGTAACCATCAGACTCGAAATTGGGAAAAACATTCTCAACACCAAGACCGACTTTCACCCAAGCCCTCACAAAAAGCAGGGCTTCAGTACAAGGAAGTTGTATATGGGAGGGACCATGGGCAAGGTGAGCACAGAAAAAGGAGACACAGGCCCAGGACTCCTCCATtctcagagtgtgagaagcagcTCCATCTCCATGACCCAGGTAAAAGAGGACAGTCATGATGGAAGTCCTGGTATCATGTACATACCTGCAAACCAATGAATTTAATAAGTATCTTAAGCAGCCTTTCTTTCTCTAAAGTTTGTGCTCATAACTTTGAAATGAATCCTAGAgcaatatattataaaatgtacacACTTAATCTCAGGTCTGTAAGAAGtaggaaaatatttgtaactttTCCCTTCTGTGAGAATGCACTGATTCCTTCAAGAGTTCTTCCAGGCCCAGATTGTATTAGAGGTAACCATTCCAGATACAGTTCTTCATTTCCCAAGACTGCATATCAAAGATTCTGATACTAAATCAAAACTCCTGAATTTCTGGTTTTACTTCAGTGAACCCAGAAGAGCTGATGAGCCTGTCTTGATAGTATTTGCCTAACCAAAAGGCCAATAGAGCtgaaaatactatattttttagACCTCatctttctcatttgtaaaatgaggagtTGGATAGGCAGTCttttaagaaagtatttttcaaataatatgtCTCGGTTCATTTTCATCAAAATCAGCTGTtagctagaaatagaaatttctgaGTTTCACATATATCTGGAGTGAGGCCTGGCAGTTTGGGCATGTTTTAGACCTGGAGGTTTGTAGATTCCTAGGAACTTTAAAATCATAACAGTAAGTTACTTTTTATGCTCTTAACTTTCTCCAGCTCTAACTCTACAGTTGGTGTTCTAAAGTGTCAGTACAGGTAAGTTCTTGGTACCTATATAGAAATGAGGTAGATATTACAGATAAACCTCAAATTTCTGGCACTCCTGAAGCTTAACTCAGAAGTCCGTCACTGACACAGCAATGGCTCTATTTTCTATAAACTACTGAGGTGATGTTTTCCATGTTTGTGGCTGTAGCACTAGAAATCGCAAAACCAAGGAGCCAGTCAAGTGCTATTTGTGGTCAGAGAACTTGTTTCTAGGTTGTAGATTCAGGTGAAGTTGGCTTTTCCTGTCATGTCATTTCTTATTAAAGGACTTGGTTAGGCAGAAAACTAAAATTTAGTTCACGAAGCCATTCTGAATAGCTGCCACAAATATTCTTGTCTTAGGTTTTGTACTTGGATTTCAACCAGAAAGATGGGTATGTAAACAATTCCAAATAAGATACACTTCATTGGGGAGTCTTTAACAAAGAGCTGTGGAAAATAGAGGAAAGTGTGATATAATCTATCTTGAGTAGGTTTATGGGGAAGTTATACCATTTTCAGGTTTAGAAAGACATTTTGAAGTTCCAAAGGTGTGGGGGAAATATGGAGGAAGAATGGTTGTACACTGACCTTTAGGGTTCTGCTTCTGTGAATCCGACTTTCAAGAGTGCCCTGAAGGCTAGTTAGGCTTTAATGGCTTTTAGCTATGCCCCAGGATATTTTAGATCGGCTTAGGAAGCATGACACTAAACACTGACTCACAGGCTCCACTACTGGAATTGCAAATGTTTTgttgtgctttttattttgccAGTACAAGGGATTAAAAAACAGTGCTACCAGGCAGATATTAAAATGACAACAACACGAGCTGATTCCCATCTATCATTTTATGTTCAGCTTGCTTTTTACACTTTACCTTTCTAGCCTTTGTAGGCATTTGATTTTGTAACTCACTGGACTAGGTCAGAGGATTACATTACAATATAATTACTGGTAGTGGCATCTATTCTTGTGGTTGTAAAAGCACAGTTCTTAAAGTTGTTAGGACAGACCAAAGTTATATTTAACTTGATAATGGAGAAACTATCAGTATGACAGGGGGCTGGTTCGAAGAGTGTTTTCAGAGAGCAGCATTAATAGAATCAGCTGAAAAGGagtgcaaaataaaattttaaattaagtataAGATAGGTTAACTTTCTACAGGGCAGTGAGTACCTAAACTTTCAGAGTTACTTCTCTATTAGATTATAAATTCTTAACAGCTTATCATTTTCTGCGGGTTAACTTCTAAACTCACAGGGCCATAAAATATTTGCACTGTTCTGTGAATTGTTAGTCAAATATACTGACATTCCCTAAATGTCACACTGGTTTATTACAAATATTCTTATATGATATAAAAAAGAAGCTATTATTTTACCTTATTCCAAGCTCAGAATAAAGTTATCTTGATATCAGTACTCAAACaattttattctgtaaatttatttaaggttGAAGTTTTGTGTTCATTTAGGGATATTCTTGTGTTCTCAAACCGAAGGATGATGaacagaaaaagacaaggaagTGTTAGATAAAGATATATATGGAACTTGAAAATACCACTCACTCGAGTTTTTGAAAGCTAGTTTCCAGAGTCTGTTTAGCATACTGAGATTCAGGAAGCTCATTCCTTAATTTCCTTCAgttaattatgttttttaaaatttttagacatctttgttttcttaaatgatGGCCTTAAACTGCACTGTCTGTGAGGTTTTTATTCTATatccttaaaaaaattcttgtccCCTTAGGTCTAGAGGACACTGCAGAGAATGGGCATCCTGACAATGCAGAAATTTAGTATTCCAAGCTGTGGGGATTTTCTACTTAATGAGATGTACACATTCCAGCAATACATCAAGGGTTTAAATAAACTGTTTCCCCTCTAAATATTTGGAACTGAGAGATATTCCTTCAGATTCTGACTCTTACTAAGTCATCATTCTCTTTTTAACTGCCAGAGGTTACAGTCTTATCACCCTGTGAAACCAATTAGACTGTTCAGTGGAATATTGTCTTTGGCAGAATTTAAAACAACGtgtctttaataaaatttaaagtgaaatatCTTCTTGACTAATTCTGTGGTTTACCTTAGGAGGCATAAGAATGGAGAAAATTTGGTCTCTTGAAATTTGAGCACATCCCACTGTATTGTTTTACTGGTGGCAAAAGTGAAGAAGCTAGGCATGTTCCATAACCCTTAATTAGGCTTTGGGCTGCTTATTCAACTATCGTTTTTATCTGTAAGTTggaatatggcatatatatatatatatcagactCTCTTATCCACTGACATTGCCCAGTACTGAGTTCCTtacctaatttcatttttttctgaaattttcctaGTTATGACTAAGCTATATAACTCAGAGAGCTTTATATTCTATTTACAGATGGTCCACTCTTGAGAGTATgccattgtttttttttgctttctcaaACCACTCGGAAATCTAGATTAAGCCCAGCCCAGCATAAGACTTGGTAGCTGTAGAGATGATTTGAAGTGGTCTGTGCAATCAGGTTCTATTAGGTCTGAATCTAAGAAAGCCGGGTTTACTAGTCCGTCTTTGTAGGAAAGAGAGACGTTGAGTCTGTGGCTTCAGAAGCCACAGAAGCCAGGTTGAACATTGTGCAAAAAAAATAGGCTTcacaaaatacttaaattctatcATTTGCCCAGTAtttgttgcattttattttccttcctttttaaaaaaattaatagcaagTGAGTCAAAtgtgaaacatttttataaaaattactttaatttaCAGTAATTTAAATGGACATAATACACTAAACCAGTGATTCCAATATTAATTGCAAGTAAGAATCAACTGGGAAGATTTAAAACAAACTTACCCAAGGACAGGTCACACCCAGGCTACTTAACTTAGAATCCCTGGGGATTGGGGCAGATCTTTTTATATGTATTCAAAGCACCCTCATGTGATTCTAGTATATAGCCCTGGTGGACAACCACTGGTATAGACAGACAGACAATCAGGAGtacattttccttctcctctgaCTAGTTCATTTACTGAAGTGAACTATTTCAGATGAGTAATCTTGTTCACTGTATtcaaaatttctattttgaataTAATACACTCACACTGTTGAGTAAAAGTTTAAAGTGAGAATTGCTTTATAGGAATAGATTGGAAGAGAATCTGTGGTCGTTTTGCTCTCGATATAGCTCTTATGTTTTATTGTCCCTAAAATTTAACAGTGCCATCAATCTGATCAAAGCTGTGGGGAAGATCTAAAGTAAGTGGTTTATTTACTCTCAGAGCAAAAGCCGTGGCAGGGCCACTTCTTGGCTAACAGGTGTCATCGCATGACTATCAGGCGATGCTGTTTCTGTTCCCTCTGAAGTAATAAGTATGCAGGCTGAGGTGAATGGGAAGAAGCCTCCCCTCTCCTCCATTCTTGACAGCTGAGCCTCTTTTAAACTCTGACTCTGtaatttgcttttcattaaattctttctattttcagtgactttttttctttcactttgtatTTTCCAGGTCCTCACTTGCAACTTCTTACATAATTTTCTGCTGTTGCAGAAACTATGTGAGAGGGGAGTTTTTACCAGGAAGGTTTGGTTAGATATCTTTGTTTAAATGTATGCATTATCTACATTGCCACTTCCATTCCTagggcaaaaatattttaagtgcacCCCACATTGAATTCTGGATTAGAGGTAATATTGTCATTGTTAGCTACTAAAGAAAATCTTCTTTATCTTAAATTTTGTAACTTCTCTGAAAACATCCTCagttttttattacattgaggttttttttttttattgaaggaATGAAGCCAAGAGCAACAAAAGAAGCTATATCTACTCCATCACGAGTGACCCACAGGGATCAGGAATGGTATGATGCTGAAATTGCCAGAAAATTACAAGAAGAAGAACTTCTGGTGAGCACATTTTTAAGGCAAAACTTTAGCTATagtgatggtttttttttctgaatgcagTCAATCTTGAGATTATATTAATAGTCCTCTATCAATTAAGAAACCTTTTTTTATGAGTGGAAAAATCAAGACAGTTGGAATAGAGTTATCCAGTTTTGCTTACCGAGTAAGGATTAACAATGAAGTTCATAGCCCCATCTCTTCATGAGTGTTCTCCATGACCCTGTTGGGGGATTTGATAAAAAGAGCTCCTGCTCTGGCTGGTGAAAGCATACCAACTGCTTATCAACCTCAGGAACATGAATCACAATTATTTTCATAAACCAGCTTATTTtatacaatatattaaaaatagacaACATAGATTCCAAttaaattctttgtttttgtattttcaataatcATAGGCTACCCAGGTGGACATGAGAGCTGCTCAAGTAGCTCAAGATGAAGTAAGTTAATGAATTTAGCTGATGCTCTTTGGAAATATCCCCGTATATTTCTGTCTGCAACTCTGCAGTTAGTGATGTTGACTGTATTTTGTTTAGGAAATCGCTCGACTTCTAATGgctgaagaaaagaaagcttaTAAAAAAGCCAAGGAGCGGGAGAAATCATCTTTGGAcaaaagaaagcaagaccctgAGTGGAAGGTagagtgtgttttgtttttttctaattagaaataagaaatgaaaaggggACTCTGCTTTTAAGTTAAGCTCtgcaaatatatttaggatatatGGATATATAAATTATCTGTATTGCATATGTGAATCTGATTTGTGAAGGTTGCATCACCATGAAAAATCACTGAAGTTTGAAAGTAACTATGTAAAAAGTTACTGCTAAGATTGAAAACTCCTTCTATTCCCTTTAAGACTGACTGAAATGCAAGTGCTTCTGGTCATGAACAGTCTTAGTTTTCATATACAGTACTTTGATTATAGAAGAATGTAGCATTTTCACATGCTTTCATATTTTCCACAGTGACCTTATCTTCCCATCTCTActctttatttttacattatcttCCATCTCTATCATGTACTTGTTTCTCTTTGCTTTGACATAATGTGGTTTGTGGCAGACTGAAAGATACAAACTTATCACCAACAATTATTACTTATGTCACAGTGAAAGACCTATCTAGCATTAGTTTGGACTGTTACCTTTCCCCTCATTGATCAGAAATAGTAGACAAAGTAAGTGGTTACTTCAATTCATTCTGTTGTAGCAGACTTTACTCATCAGTGACAGCACACAAGGCAATACTTTGGACCTCATGGAAAGACAGTTTTTCCTGATAGTAGTGTATAATGTAGAGAGGAAGACAAAGTGTAAAGAGCTAGCAAATAGAAGGTCAAGTTAGGTGGGAACAGAGCAGACAAATAGGGACAGAATTCATACAATACAGGATTTTTAAGGAGGGAGTTTACGGTAGACCCAGAAGAACGAAACCTAGGTTGTGTATACCTGATACAGTTGGTGTTTAGCACTGGTCTCTCTTGAACAAATTCCTCCATTGGGTTTCTGATCCCACTTCATAGTCTCAGTAATGGTTGTGAGGAAAAAGAAGGTGTAGAAACCCTGCTAATAGTATTGCTGTACTCTTTCCTGTTGCTCTGTTACCCACATCTTAGTCTAAAAACGATGAATGTATTATTCTCATATGAATCGTTggtatttttctctgtcttttaccTAGTTCAGTAattcaggatttttttctaaaatactttttagtTAACGATTTCCAAATACttctgttaaataaattaagCCACAAATAATTGCCCAGGAGTTACTCAGATTCTTTGCTACCTTAACTAGGAAAGTGAAGGATTACACATCAAGCAGGTCAGAGGGCAGTGGCCACATCTCTAGCAAGTACCATGacttctgtaatttttattttattttatacagttCCAACTCTTGGAAAAGTGGACTTGAATTTCCCTCAGTTGACTGGCTGGAAATCAGCCTAAGACAGGTGTGCGGAAATAAGTTTGAGTGTACAAACCTGGATTCCGTAGACTCTGGGCGTCCCCTAGTTCTT
It encodes the following:
- the CCDC50 gene encoding coiled-coil domain-containing protein 50 isoform X2, with translation MVNLLMQLKKVCRDFAVLEDHTLAHSLQEQEIEHHLASNVQRNRLVQHDLQVAKQLQEEDLKAQAQLQKRYKDLEQQDCEIAQEIQEKLAIEAERRRIQEKKDEDIARLLQEKELQEEKKRKKHLPEFSATHAYADSYYYEDGDQSRSRRARELGSGFSRPCRLQRDGKTVKQKKEKPEHPMENLEEPEQHCSTERSLSSSSWGAMRDNPQINSQQHERKRSTQERLRRPPLPMISGEVFLSTEYDDWEAKSNHQTRNWEKHSQHQDRLSPKPSQKAGLQYKEVVYGRDHGQGEHRKRRHRPRTPPFSECEKQLHLHDPGMKPRATKEAISTPSRVTHRDQEWYDAEIARKLQEEELLATQVDMRAAQVAQDEEIARLLMAEEKKAYKKAKEREKSSLDKRKQDPEWKPKTAKAAHSKSKESDEPHRSKNERPARPPPPIMTDGEDLDYTDFTNQQSSTRHLPKSESSHKGFHYKH
- the CCDC50 gene encoding coiled-coil domain-containing protein 50 isoform X1; this translates as MAEVSIDQSKLPGVKEVCRDFAVLEDHTLAHSLQEQEIEHHLASNVQRNRLVQHDLQVAKQLQEEDLKAQAQLQKRYKDLEQQDCEIAQEIQEKLAIEAERRRIQEKKDEDIARLLQEKELQEEKKRKKHLPEFSATHAYADSYYYEDGDQSRSRRARELGSGFSRPCRLQRDGKTVKQKKEKPEHPMENLEEPEQHCSTERSLSSSSWGAMRDNPQINSQQHERKRSTQERLRRPPLPMISGEVFLSTEYDDWEAKSNHQTRNWEKHSQHQDRLSPKPSQKAGLQYKEVVYGRDHGQGEHRKRRHRPRTPPFSECEKQLHLHDPGMKPRATKEAISTPSRVTHRDQEWYDAEIARKLQEEELLATQVDMRAAQVAQDEEIARLLMAEEKKAYKKAKEREKSSLDKRKQDPEWKPKTAKAAHSKSKESDEPHRSKNERPARPPPPIMTDGEDLDYTDFTNQQSSTRHLPKSESSHKGFHYKH